From the genome of Leptotrichia sp. HSP-342:
GAACTGATTGATCATGAAGCAGTCAGAGAAATTGCATTAAGAGAAAAGCCTAAAATGATAGTTGCAGGAGCAAGTGCTTATTCAAGAATAATTGATTTTAAGAAATTTAGAGAAATTGCTGATGAAATTGGTGCATATTTGATGGTAGATATGGCTCATATTGCTGGACTCGTAGCGGCTGGACTTCATCCAAATCCAATAGAATATGCAGATGTAGTAACTTCTACGACTCATAAGACTTTAAGAGGACCTCGTGGTGGAATAATTTTGACAAATAACGAAGAAATTGCAAAAAAAATTGATAAAACAATATTCCCTGGAATACAAGGAGGACCGCTAATTCATATAATTGCGGCAAAAGCTGTTGCATTTAAAGAGGCACTTAGCCCAGAATACAAAAAATATCAGGAGCAAGTGGCAAAAAATGCTAAAATTTTGTCAGAAGAATTGGTAAAAGGCGGGCTTAGAATTGTAAGTGGTGGTACTGACAACCATTTAATGCTGGTTGATTTACGTCCAATGGGAGTTACAGGAAAATTAGCCGAAGCAAAATTAGAAGAGGCTGGGATAACTTGTAATAAAAATGCTATTCCAAACGATCCTGAAAAGCCATTTGTTACAAGTGGAATAAGACTAGGAACACCCGCAATTACAGCTCGTGGATTTAAGGAAGAAGAAACAAGACAGGTGGCACAGTTTATATTAACAGTATTAGGAAATATAAATGACAATGAAAAAATTGCCCAAGTAAAAGAGCAAGTTTTAAAATTAACTGAAAAATTTCCACTTTATAAAGGTAAATAATTTAAAGATAAAAAATTAGGAGAAAATGTGAGAAATAATAATAGAAAAAACGATGAAATGCGTGAAGTAAAAGTAACTAAAAATTATATTGTCCATCCAGAAGGTTCTGTTTTAATCGAATTTGGAAATACAAAGGTTATTTGTAATGCAACAATTGAGGAAAAGATTCCAAGATGGCTAAAAGGGACAGGATCAGGATGGATAACTGCTGAATACAGCATGCTTCCAAGAGCAACACATACACGTATCCAAAGAGAATCAATAAAAGGAAAACTATCTGGAAGAACAATGGAAATCCAGCGGTTAATAGGAAGAGCCTTGAGAGCAGCGATAGATTTGGAAAAACTTGGTGAAAGAACTATAATGATAGACTGTGATGTAATTCAGGCAGATGGAGGAACAAGAACAGCTTCAATCACGGGAGCCTATCTTGCTCTAGAATTAGCAGTTGAAAGACTTATAGATGAAGGAAAATTAAAAGAAATTCCAATAAAATCAAAAGTCGCAGCAATAAGTGTTGGAAAAGTCCGAAATGAAATGCTTCTTGACTTAGAATATGAAGAAGACTCGAAAGCTGATGTGGATATGAATATTGTAATGAATGACAAAGGTGAGTTTATTGAATTGCAGGGTACAGGAGAAGAAGCAACTTTTACTCATTCAGAACTATTGAAGTTTATTGAATTGTCTAAAAATGCCTTTGATAAGTTATTTAGTTTATAAATCAAAAAAATTTAAGAAAGGATGGTGAAAGAATAGATGAAGAAAAATGGAATGGAAAAATTATTTGATGAATATATGAAAAGAATACAAGACGGTGATACAAAGGCTATGAATGAGATTGGTCTTATTTTTCAAAATAATTATGACAATGAAAATGCCAAAAAATGGTTTTTGAAGGCTATTGAGGCTGGAGATTATGAATGTGCAAATAATTTGGGATATCTTTATGCTAGCCAGCATGATTTTGAGAATGCTGAAAAATATTATTTAATTGCGATTAAAAATAAAGATTATGATGCCTTAAATAATTTAGCAATTTTGTATGAGCAGAATGGGAAAAATGAAGAAGCAGAAAAATATTATGTAAA
Proteins encoded in this window:
- a CDS encoding tetratricopeptide repeat protein; amino-acid sequence: MKKNGMEKLFDEYMKRIQDGDTKAMNEIGLIFQNNYDNENAKKWFLKAIEAGDYECANNLGYLYASQHDFENAEKYYLIAIKNKDYDALNNLAILYEQNGKNEEAEKYYVKAIEKNCEGAQENLLTFYNSTKQTEKEKDIYLQMAWKDDINAMNHLGMIFGNEGNFKESEKWFLKAAALGDKYAKNNLEVLRNNLKKSN
- the glyA gene encoding serine hydroxymethyltransferase, which encodes MSYIKDADLEVYNAIMEEEKRQEEGIELIASENFVSKAVMEAAGSVFTNKYAEGYPGKRYYGGCSNADVVESLAIERLKQIFGAKYANVQPHSGSQANMGVYVGLLEAGDKILGMSLSAGGHLTHGYKINFSGKNYIGLEYGLNPETELIDHEAVREIALREKPKMIVAGASAYSRIIDFKKFREIADEIGAYLMVDMAHIAGLVAAGLHPNPIEYADVVTSTTHKTLRGPRGGIILTNNEEIAKKIDKTIFPGIQGGPLIHIIAAKAVAFKEALSPEYKKYQEQVAKNAKILSEELVKGGLRIVSGGTDNHLMLVDLRPMGVTGKLAEAKLEEAGITCNKNAIPNDPEKPFVTSGIRLGTPAITARGFKEEETRQVAQFILTVLGNINDNEKIAQVKEQVLKLTEKFPLYKGK
- the rph gene encoding ribonuclease PH, whose protein sequence is MRNNNRKNDEMREVKVTKNYIVHPEGSVLIEFGNTKVICNATIEEKIPRWLKGTGSGWITAEYSMLPRATHTRIQRESIKGKLSGRTMEIQRLIGRALRAAIDLEKLGERTIMIDCDVIQADGGTRTASITGAYLALELAVERLIDEGKLKEIPIKSKVAAISVGKVRNEMLLDLEYEEDSKADVDMNIVMNDKGEFIELQGTGEEATFTHSELLKFIELSKNAFDKLFSL